From the Saccharomyces paradoxus chromosome V, complete sequence genome, the window AGAAATTATCATAATAATCAGAAACATCAAACTCGAAATCTTCACTTTCTTCTCCGCCAAATACGCTGtgctctttcaaaattccGTCATCGTGATCATCCTCGTCGTTGGTCAAATCTATCAATATTGGCTCTGATACATATTTATCTGAGTACATTTCAGTCTCCTTCTTGAGCGGGCGATCGTTGTGCTCGGCAGATTTCTTGTGCTGTCTGCTTGTAATGTTAGATAAAGGCTTGGAAGGCACAAAATTTACTTTAATACTCTCCATGTTTTCTGCACGTTTCAATGATGTACTACTATTATGTGGCGGTAGGGAGGAATTGGAGTATGCGTTTTTATAGCCGCATGCATTTCTATTTCTTAatgttttcatcattcttCCGGGAACCATTTGGAATGCGGGAGGCGGTTCTGTGGCTCTTGTGAAAGATGAGCTATGATTGTTGTATGTTTTAGATGACGGCACATGACTCCTGGGGACAGGCTCTTCTTGGACCAGTTTTTGAACTCTTTCTAGATGCATAACACTCTTGTGGTATAGTTCCCGAATACCGTTCTGTAAACTAACTTCGTCTTTCGTGTATGATTGAGTATTTGGATAGTTATGCTCTATCAACGTCTGTTTGAACAGTACATCGGTGGTAAGCGCTTTCCATCCTTGTAACGCATCTTTATATCgttttttctcttctagATTCAAGTAATATATTGTTTCATTGGCAATTCTGCTGTAAAGTTCTGTAAAGTCAGTTAATGGTTGTTGGGGCCTTCTGCGTATCTTGGTCAATCTTGTTAAAATATGATGACCTCTTTGTGACTCCATAGTGTCACAGTGCGATATAGTCTATCCTGATAAAACCGGATGAGTGAAAGGGACAGAAAAATTGCGGTTTTCAGCTGTAATAAACGTAAAAAAGattatatcaaaaaaggGACTTCAACCTTAATTATtaccaatattttttgcTAGGGAAGTATATCGGACACGTATCGCAGTTCTTGAGGAGGCGGTTGCTATTGCTTCAGCCTCTTATGACAGTGAatcaagaattttattgttcttgattttcaattttctccGCGAATCTCGGCTAAAGATGCTTGGGTTGGCTGTGTTACTTCTATATACTGAATAATAGAAAGTAAGTCAAGGCACAAGCCCTCAAGACTTAAAAGATTAGGCGATAAAACCTCGTATAACCGTATATATGACTAGAGTACATAAGCTGTCTTTTCTCCGTTTTATGGTTTATTGCGCtatatatgaaaaatatacatgGGGCGTTATTAATTTGCTGAGCTCATCTGGCCACAGTGTGTTTCTTGTGTTCCTTCTCTTGTTCACCAAGAATTAGCTCCTCAAATACTCTAGcttcttcagcttcttctGGTGACCTTCTAGCACTGGCAAATTTGTGAGCAATGAACAGCATTGCTTTTGCCTTTGCAATACgttctttggaagaaacCTTTTTATCGTTTAGAATCTTATTGCAAACGTCTTTTAGTTTCCTTTCCAGTTCAAACTTGGACATAGCCCACATGACACCAAGCGCCTTACCAGCCATGGTAGATTCAAATTTGGCACGTTCGTATTGGTCCAGTTCATCAGTATTAACCTCACTCATTTTTTCCATGGCTTTTTGAGCTTCTAAGCCTGTCGACAACAGGTTATATGCCGATTTAACAGATCTAGCATTATCACGCGTACCTGTGAATATTTTAGAAATTCCGTAGGTCTTCTTGGACATGATAAAATTATTTGCCTTTGTCTTATAAACTCTGGCcaataaatataataacTCTAGGCCAAAACTTTCTAATTTTAGATCCTCGATTTCTTGATCTAGTTTTCGCGTGAATTCTTCCAAGTTATTGGACTTGACGGCAATTAGATACCTAGAGATTTTTTCGTTCAATTTCTCTGCCAACTCATCGACTTGTTTCATCATATCTTCCcgtctttttttctccatttcCATAAGCTTCTCTCTTTGCTCCTTAGAAAgtttatcttttttcaaagattctGCTTTATTAGCATCGTGCTTAACCATTCCACCATCAGTGGTCTCATCTGCTTTCTCGGTGCCAGTGGCTGCAGTACCCTCCTCATCTTCCTTCCCAAACATTTCTGTGGCCTCGTTTAGTTCtttaaacaaagaaaattctcCAATCCAATCTTTGAAGCCGTCACCACCGAATATTGCTGTGAAGTATTCAGAAGCATCTTCAAACCCTTGCTGGGGAACAGCATCCTCTTTACCAAACTGATCATATTTGGAACGAAGTCCTGGATCACTCAAAACTTGGTAGGCTTCACCTACAGCTTGAAATTTTGCCTGAGCATCTGGATCATCCGGATGCTTATCTGGATGTGTTTCCATAGCCTTCCTACGGTAGgcctttttgatttcagTAGAGGTGGCCTCAGGCTTGATGCCCAAAATATCATAATACTCTGTCTCCTTTACCATATTCcctctcttcttctctCTTGATTTAATACGTCTTAGTTATGTGGACCCGACAATAACCAAGTTTCTCTTTCTATACTGTGAACCATTGGAAAGCAATGCTTGTGGCTAACCGCGGATGCGACTATATCGCCActttaattctttatcGTCCCTGTTTGTCCTTGGCACAGTACATTCACCATCAAATTTTCCGTACTCCGCTCGCCTTGGTATGACGGACGAAAACACCGCAGTGACATCCCAAGGTCTGCAATTGAAGAATAAAACAGTCTATAGAAGAGCCACTTATACTCACTGTATTGTTACCCAGGAACCAAAATTTCTTGCTTTGGCCCCTTTGTTTCTTTctgaaatgaaaatgtaGAATTCTCCATCAGTAATGTGACCCTAGCAGGTATTTGCCAGGAAATGTTAAAACACCGGTAATTCCGTTTGTCACATTCTATTTGTTGGTACTGGTAAAAGCCAAAGAAAGATATATTATGCGTATCGAATCATATCCTTATTTATGATACATACTCGGGTTTTTATAGCTGGTAAGTAATTAGTTGTAAGTGCTTCGTTGCGCAAGCacagaaaaataatgtaaaCAAAAAGACTGAAAGAAACTTATTAGTGTAAGAAAGTGAAGGGCGGAAAAAATGGATTAGAAATCCACTCACATATTACTGAGTGtttattggaaaaaaaaatactctATCGTTTACTGATTAGTAGTCACTTTGCATGGATATTATGATATACGTTATTAAAATATGACATAGTTATTAGATAAGGAGATTCGTATTCAAATTTAGTGGAGGATGAACTCAAGGATTAATAATTTAATAGGATGAAAGAATAACAAATGTTTGAAGacaaagaaggaaataatTATGATATTATGTAAAATTATTAATTCCCTCTTTGGGGTTTCGATATCCTAGTGAAGAATTTCTAGCACATTTTGTGTGCGTGATATTATAGTCTTTGTCAACAATGGAATATCAACAATTTTCTCAATATTCACCTAATTCTCACTTGGCAATCCTAATGTACGGTCTTAGAGAAGTAACTTGCTGTCAAAACTTATTATTAACTGGATTCACAGGATGGCACTTGTCTTCTgtaatctatataagatctgaattCACCTAAAGGGTGGAAGCGCAgaatctcggatctaaactaattgttcCGGTATTTCGGGTGCTTCATTTGAGCATGGTTCACATTCTGGAATTGCTAACGTGATACCGTTCTCTGTACTACTCATTgattttgttggaatgaaattctaatatcatctatttaatattatattataatatgcggtgcaagaggatggcataaagattgagaaacagtcatccaatctaatggaagctgaaatgcaaggattgataatgtaataggataatgaatgacaacatataaaaggaaagaagataaggtaataacactatgtgaaactatcgattcccttttgtggattcctatatcctcgatgagaacttctagtatattctgtatacctaatattatagcccttaataacaatggaatcccaacaattatctaattacccacaCGATTCTCACAAACAGTATTAAAccaacatatataaatactaGCACTCTAGGAAACTACAATCCAAGATATGatatatagaaatagaagaagaacaagagtAAGTTTAGATCTGAAGTTCCTTTAACACTTGGATAAGAAAGTTCGCTACGTTACAATTTTTAGTTGTGCAGGTCCTATAGTGTAGTGGTTATCACTTTCGGTTTTGATCCGGACAACCCCGGTTCGAATCCGGGTAGGACCTTTTTTGTCTTAATTTTTAGGTTCACTAGTCAGATGTCTTGGCTAAACtggcaatttttttacttctcGAATTTTTAAAGAGAGATGGATAAAGTCGTCCCTATACTCAATTATCACCAAG encodes:
- the CAJ1 gene encoding Caj1p (Nuclear type II J heat shock protein of the dnaJ family~similar to YER048C), with the translated sequence MVKETEYYDILGIKPEATSTEIKKAYRRKAMETHPDKHPDDPDAQAKFQAVGEAYQVLSDPGLRSKYDQFGKEDAVPQQGFEDASEYFTAIFGGDGFKDWIGEFSLFKELNEATEMFGKEDEEGTAATGTEKADETTDGGMVKHDANKAESLKKDKLSKEQREKLMEMEKKRREDMMKQVDELAEKLNEKISRYLIAVKSNNLEEFTRKLDQEIEDLKLESFGLELLYLLARVYKTKANNFIMSKKTYGISKIFTGTRDNARSVKSAYNLLSTGLEAQKAMEKMSEVNTDELDQYERAKFESTMAGKALGVMWAMSKFELERKLKDVCNKILNDKKVSSKERIAKAKAMLFIAHKFASARRSPEEAEEARVFEELILGEQEKEHKKHTVAR